Proteins from one Flammeovirgaceae bacterium genomic window:
- a CDS encoding Ldh family oxidoreductase, whose protein sequence is MNNLYTEKALREFASGIFKKMGCSPPDASLAADVLLRSDLRGIDSHGVARLSGYVRLWEAGRINTAPTIKISHETPSTAVVDGDKGLGLVVAPKAMGIAIGKAKTCGTGWVAVKNSNHFGIAGYHAMMALAHDMIGLSMTNASPLVAPTFSTERLLGTNPICIAIPAGTQPPFVADFATTTAANGKLEILQRKNEKAPLGWVQDREGRPTTDAFGVKEGGSLMPLGSDREHGSHKGYSLGAWVDIFSGVLSGANYGPWVPPFVSFLAPPADPVGEGIGHFVGAMRVDAFRPMEDFKKHMDNWIARFRKAQPVAGQEGVVIPGDPEREQEKIRAREGIALNKKVVEDLKEIADRLGVPF, encoded by the coding sequence ATGAACAATTTATATACCGAAAAAGCGCTCCGGGAATTTGCCAGTGGCATATTCAAGAAAATGGGCTGTTCGCCACCAGATGCCTCCCTGGCCGCTGATGTGCTCCTTCGGTCCGACCTGCGCGGCATCGACTCGCACGGGGTGGCCCGGTTGAGCGGGTATGTGCGGCTGTGGGAGGCGGGAAGGATAAACACAGCCCCAACAATTAAAATTTCGCACGAAACGCCCAGCACGGCCGTAGTGGATGGAGACAAAGGGCTGGGGCTGGTGGTGGCACCAAAAGCCATGGGCATTGCCATAGGGAAGGCAAAAACATGTGGCACGGGCTGGGTGGCGGTAAAGAATTCCAACCACTTCGGGATAGCAGGCTATCATGCCATGATGGCGCTGGCCCATGATATGATTGGATTGTCCATGACCAATGCAAGCCCCCTGGTGGCGCCCACGTTTTCCACCGAGCGGCTATTGGGGACAAACCCTATTTGTATTGCCATTCCTGCCGGCACACAACCTCCTTTTGTTGCAGACTTCGCCACCACAACTGCAGCCAATGGCAAATTGGAAATATTGCAACGCAAAAATGAAAAAGCGCCCCTGGGATGGGTGCAAGACCGTGAAGGCAGACCCACCACCGATGCTTTTGGGGTGAAGGAAGGGGGCTCCCTTATGCCCCTGGGAAGTGACCGGGAGCATGGCAGCCATAAAGGCTACAGCCTGGGCGCCTGGGTGGACATCTTTTCGGGCGTGCTCTCCGGGGCCAACTATGGCCCTTGGGTGCCCCCTTTCGTCAGTTTTCTGGCCCCTCCTGCCGACCCTGTAGGGGAGGGCATTGGCCATTTCGTGGGGGCCATGCGCGTGGATGCGTTTCGGCCCATGGAAGATTTTAAGAAGCACATGGACAATTGGATTGCCCGCTTTCGCAAGGCACAACCCGTGGCCGGCCAGGAGGGGGTGGTCATTCCCGGTGACCCGGAGCGCGAACAGGAAAAAATAAGGGCACGCGAGGGTATCGCCCTTAACAAAAAAGTGGTGGAGGACCTAAAAGAAATCGCGGACAGGCTTGGGGTGCCTTTCTAA
- a CDS encoding septum formation initiator family protein, translated as MLKRLPPLFKNYYFLTGFFFLVWMAFIDSNDLVSRFKMGAKLRALQGEKEYYEAKIVEVKKDRKELMTNKELLEKFAREKYLMKKETEDLFIIQEKE; from the coding sequence ATGTTGAAACGGCTCCCCCCACTTTTTAAAAACTATTATTTTCTCACCGGATTTTTCTTTTTGGTTTGGATGGCCTTTATTGACTCCAATGACCTGGTTTCCCGTTTTAAAATGGGCGCCAAGCTGCGAGCGCTGCAAGGCGAAAAGGAATACTATGAAGCAAAGATCGTGGAAGTGAAGAAAGACCGGAAAGAACTAATGACCAACAAGGAACTCCTGGAGAAGTTTGCCCGGGAAAAGTACTTAATGAAAAAGGAAACCGAAGATTTGTTTATCATTCAGGAAAAAGAATAA
- a CDS encoding DUF2147 domain-containing protein has protein sequence METYYPILYLLVSFAIAMVSTLIVFKWGHSRVKMESRLTGVWVNESQTMRILLHHINSVFQGDVVWINSVKSNHQHLLGSRMIKDLVLKRIAQGSNGTYVDLQNGKEMPFRVWFQGKGRLKIVVMKKANGREMVLKEEQWYQL, from the coding sequence GTGGAAACTTATTATCCCATACTGTACCTCCTGGTGTCGTTCGCGATAGCCATGGTGTCCACTTTGATTGTCTTTAAGTGGGGGCATTCAAGGGTAAAGATGGAATCGAGGCTGACGGGGGTATGGGTGAACGAATCACAAACCATGCGCATACTCCTGCACCACATCAACTCCGTATTCCAGGGGGACGTGGTGTGGATCAATTCCGTTAAAAGCAACCACCAGCACCTGTTGGGCTCCAGGATGATCAAAGACCTGGTCCTAAAAAGGATAGCCCAGGGAAGTAATGGCACCTACGTTGACCTTCAAAATGGCAAGGAAATGCCCTTCCGGGTATGGTTTCAGGGAAAAGGAAGGCTGAAAATAGTGGTCATGAAAAAGGCCAATGGCCGGGAAATGGTGTTGAAAGAGGAGCAGTGGTACCAACTGTAA
- the eno gene encoding phosphopyruvate hydratase codes for MSLIESIHARQILDSRGNPTIEVDVVTEAGAFGRAAVPSGASTGTHEAVELRDGDKKRFMGKGVLKAVENVNDIIAEEIVGFDVEDQNLVDKVMLEVDGTKNKSKLGANAILGTSLAVAKAAAMETGQSLFRYIGGVNANTLPVPMMNILNGGSHADNSIDFQEFMVMPVKAGSFSEALRMGTEVFHHLKKVLHDKGLSTNVGDEGGFAPNIASNEEAIEVVLRAIEKAGYKPGEDMFIAMDAAASEFYDKKAKVYHFKKSSGKKLKAGEMVEYWAKWASKYPIISIEDGMDENDWKGWKELTDKLGGRVQLVGDDLFVTNVDFLQKGIDQGVANAILVKVNQIGTLTETINAVDLAKRNKYKSVMSHRSGETEDSTIADLAVALNTGQIKTGSASRSDRMAKYNQLLRIEEELGETACFPGRKF; via the coding sequence ATGAGCTTGATCGAAAGTATCCATGCCCGCCAAATTTTGGACAGCCGGGGCAACCCTACCATTGAAGTTGATGTGGTCACCGAGGCAGGGGCCTTTGGAAGGGCCGCTGTTCCATCAGGGGCCTCCACGGGCACGCACGAGGCGGTGGAATTGCGCGATGGGGACAAAAAGCGTTTTATGGGGAAAGGCGTGCTCAAGGCGGTGGAAAACGTGAACGACATCATTGCCGAAGAGATTGTGGGCTTTGATGTGGAGGATCAAAACCTGGTGGACAAGGTCATGTTGGAGGTGGATGGCACCAAAAACAAAAGCAAGCTGGGTGCCAACGCCATACTAGGGACTTCCCTGGCCGTGGCCAAAGCAGCCGCTATGGAGACGGGGCAGTCGTTGTTCCGCTATATCGGTGGGGTGAATGCCAATACATTGCCGGTGCCCATGATGAACATTTTGAACGGGGGCAGCCACGCGGATAATTCCATTGACTTTCAGGAATTTATGGTAATGCCGGTAAAGGCAGGTTCGTTTTCAGAGGCGTTGAGGATGGGGACGGAGGTGTTCCATCATTTGAAGAAGGTACTTCACGACAAAGGCCTTTCCACCAATGTAGGGGACGAAGGGGGGTTTGCGCCAAATATTGCCAGCAACGAAGAAGCCATTGAAGTGGTGTTGAGGGCCATTGAAAAGGCCGGCTACAAACCGGGAGAGGACATGTTTATTGCCATGGACGCGGCCGCTTCCGAGTTTTATGACAAAAAGGCCAAGGTGTACCACTTCAAAAAGTCGTCAGGGAAAAAGTTAAAAGCGGGGGAGATGGTCGAGTACTGGGCAAAGTGGGCCAGCAAGTACCCCATTATTTCGATTGAAGACGGCATGGACGAAAACGACTGGAAGGGCTGGAAGGAGTTGACGGACAAATTGGGGGGGCGTGTCCAGTTGGTGGGCGATGATTTGTTTGTGACCAATGTCGACTTCCTTCAAAAAGGGATTGACCAGGGCGTGGCCAATGCCATACTGGTGAAAGTGAACCAAATAGGCACGCTCACTGAGACCATCAATGCGGTGGACCTGGCCAAACGGAACAAATACAAAAGCGTGATGTCCCACCGGTCGGGCGAAACGGAAGACAGTACCATTGCGGATTTGGCGGTGGCGCTCAATACGGGCCAAATCAAGACCGGTTCGGCCTCCCGCTCAGACCGGATGGCCAAGTACAACCAACTGTTGCGCATCGAAGAGGAGCTGGGGGAGACGGCCTGTTTTCCCGGCAGGAAATTTTGA
- the carA gene encoding glutamine-hydrolyzing carbamoyl-phosphate synthase small subunit, whose translation MEATNKAYLLLEDGLLVEGKAIGKRGTSGGEICFNTGMTGYQEIYTDPSYYGQIVVNTTAHIGNYGSLDLEQESDGPKIKGLVVNEFSDEYSRKTATESLQSYLEKNNVVGISDVDTRMLVRHIRDKGAMNAIISSELGPEDLKKELKKVPSMDGLELASVVSTKKPYLEGDANAPYKVAVLDVGIKKSILANLAARGCHMQVFPAKTTFAEMEKWGPDGYFVSNGPGDPATMDYGIKTVREIMDSGKPLFGICLGHQLLALANGISTYKMHNGHRGLNHPVKNLLTGLGEMTSQNHGFAVSEKDIDKNENVEVTHIHLNDKTIMGLRVKTKKAFSVQYHPEASPGPHDSRYLFDQFVEMIKKSRLAEAVPSRA comes from the coding sequence ATGGAAGCGACCAACAAAGCATATCTACTCTTGGAGGACGGCCTTTTGGTGGAAGGAAAGGCAATAGGAAAAAGGGGGACTTCGGGCGGGGAAATTTGCTTCAATACCGGCATGACGGGTTATCAGGAAATCTATACGGATCCTTCGTACTATGGCCAAATTGTAGTGAACACCACGGCACACATCGGAAATTATGGCTCTTTGGACCTGGAACAGGAGTCGGACGGCCCCAAGATAAAGGGGTTGGTGGTCAATGAATTTTCGGACGAATACAGCCGGAAGACGGCCACCGAAAGCCTTCAGTCCTACCTGGAAAAAAACAATGTGGTAGGCATCTCGGACGTGGACACTCGAATGTTGGTACGCCACATCCGCGACAAGGGGGCCATGAACGCCATTATCTCCTCGGAGCTCGGCCCGGAAGATTTGAAAAAGGAACTAAAGAAGGTGCCCTCCATGGATGGGCTGGAGCTGGCCTCTGTGGTGAGCACTAAGAAACCTTACCTTGAAGGTGATGCAAATGCACCTTACAAAGTGGCCGTACTGGATGTGGGAATTAAAAAAAGCATCCTTGCCAACCTGGCCGCACGGGGGTGCCATATGCAAGTGTTTCCGGCCAAAACAACCTTTGCGGAGATGGAGAAGTGGGGCCCTGACGGGTATTTTGTATCCAATGGGCCGGGCGATCCCGCCACTATGGACTATGGCATTAAGACCGTCAGGGAAATAATGGATTCTGGCAAGCCCCTTTTTGGCATTTGCCTGGGGCACCAATTGTTGGCCTTGGCCAATGGCATCTCCACGTACAAAATGCATAACGGACATCGTGGACTTAACCATCCCGTAAAGAATTTGCTTACCGGCCTTGGGGAAATGACGTCCCAAAACCATGGTTTTGCCGTAAGCGAAAAGGACATTGATAAAAACGAAAATGTGGAGGTCACCCATATCCATCTCAATGACAAAACGATTATGGGGCTTCGGGTAAAAACAAAAAAGGCATTTTCGGTCCAATACCATCCTGAAGCGTCCCCCGGGCCTCACGATTCGCGGTATTTGTTCGACCAGTTTGTTGAGATGATCAAGAAAAGCCGGCTTGCGGAGGCAGTGCCTTCCCGGGCTTAA
- the rplQ gene encoding 50S ribosomal protein L17 — protein MRHGKKINHLGRTASHRHALLSNMASSLILNKRITTTVAKAKALRKYVEPLITKSKNDTTHSRRTVFSYLQNKESVSVLFGEVASRIADRPGGYTRIIKLGDVRLGDSAEMCLMELVDFNDIYKKEGAVKKAKTRRGRGSKKTEGTSGEAEGVEVASEAPEAKEKPKKAVKKKATKKAAGKKDEE, from the coding sequence ATGAGACACGGAAAGAAAATCAACCACCTTGGCCGCACGGCATCCCATCGCCATGCGCTGCTTTCCAATATGGCATCGTCACTTATCCTGAACAAAAGGATAACGACCACGGTAGCCAAGGCAAAGGCATTGAGGAAGTATGTGGAGCCCTTGATCACCAAGTCAAAAAACGATACCACCCATTCCCGCAGGACGGTATTCTCCTATTTGCAAAATAAGGAGAGTGTGTCCGTGCTGTTTGGCGAGGTGGCGTCACGCATTGCCGACCGCCCCGGGGGCTACACCAGGATAATAAAACTGGGTGACGTGCGCCTTGGGGACAGTGCCGAAATGTGCCTGATGGAACTGGTGGACTTCAACGATATCTACAAGAAGGAAGGTGCCGTGAAGAAGGCTAAAACACGCAGGGGCCGTGGGTCAAAGAAAACGGAAGGCACATCTGGGGAGGCTGAAGGCGTGGAAGTGGCTTCGGAAGCCCCGGAAGCGAAAGAAAAGCCCAAAAAGGCCGTGAAGAAAAAAGCAACCAAGAAGGCCGCAGGCAAGAAGGACGAAGAATAG
- a CDS encoding DNA-directed RNA polymerase subunit alpha → MSILAFQMPEKVVMEKSDDFRGLFTFKPLERGYGVTIGNALRRILLSSLEGYAITGIKIPGILHEFSTIEGVVEDVSEIILNLKQVRLKKNSDNFESKITVNIKKQKQFTAGDIAKFTSGFDVLNPDHVICNLDESAQFEVELTIEKGRGYLPAEENKPAEQLFGFIPIDAIFTPVKNVKYSVENTRVEQKTDYEKLVIDIETDGSIHPEKALEGAAFILIQHFRLFSDKSIELETGKDSEIEQVDEEMLHMRKLLKTALHDLDLSVRAYNCLKAADVKSLGDLVKLEISDMMKFRNFGKKSLAELEQLVAEKNLTFGMDLSKYKLEED, encoded by the coding sequence ATGTCAATATTAGCATTTCAAATGCCGGAAAAGGTTGTAATGGAAAAGTCCGATGATTTTCGTGGCCTTTTCACATTCAAACCGCTGGAAAGGGGATACGGGGTAACGATCGGCAATGCCTTGAGGAGGATACTCCTTTCCTCATTGGAAGGGTATGCCATTACAGGCATTAAAATCCCCGGGATATTGCATGAGTTTTCTACAATAGAAGGCGTGGTGGAGGATGTGTCGGAGATAATTTTGAACCTGAAGCAGGTGCGGCTGAAGAAGAATTCAGACAATTTCGAAAGCAAGATCACCGTCAACATAAAGAAGCAGAAGCAGTTCACCGCTGGTGATATCGCCAAATTCACTTCCGGCTTCGATGTGCTGAACCCTGACCATGTAATCTGCAACCTGGACGAGTCGGCACAGTTTGAGGTGGAGCTTACCATTGAAAAAGGGCGCGGGTATTTGCCTGCAGAGGAAAACAAGCCGGCCGAGCAATTGTTTGGGTTTATTCCGATCGATGCCATCTTCACCCCGGTGAAAAACGTGAAGTACAGCGTGGAGAACACCCGTGTGGAGCAAAAGACCGACTATGAAAAACTGGTTATCGATATAGAAACGGATGGCTCCATCCACCCTGAAAAGGCCCTGGAAGGGGCGGCCTTTATTTTGATCCAGCACTTCCGCCTGTTCTCCGACAAATCCATTGAACTGGAGACCGGCAAGGACAGCGAGATCGAGCAGGTGGACGAAGAAATGCTCCACATGAGAAAACTATTGAAGACTGCCCTGCACGACCTGGACCTTTCAGTGCGTGCCTACAACTGCCTGAAGGCAGCTGACGTAAAATCATTGGGGGACCTGGTGAAGCTGGAGATCTCCGATATGATGAAGTTTAGGAACTTTGGAAAAAAATCGCTTGCTGAATTAGAACAGCTGGTGGCAGAAAAGAACCTTACCTTTGGTATGGACCTTTCAAAATATAAATTAGAAGAGGACTAA
- the rpsD gene encoding 30S ribosomal protein S4 — protein sequence MARYTGPKTKISRRFNEPIMGDSKALQKKNYPPGQHGKGKRRKQSEYAIQLAEKQKAKYIYGVLERQFENIFDKAARKSGVTGSVLLQLLETRLDNTVYRLGIASTRRAARQLVVHKHILVNGEVVNVPSYTLRPGETIEVREKSKSLEIITDSLAAQSTKRHSWLEWDGAEMVGKLITLPPREDIPENINEQLIVELYSK from the coding sequence ATGGCAAGATATACAGGTCCAAAAACAAAAATTTCAAGAAGGTTCAACGAACCTATAATGGGCGACAGCAAAGCCCTGCAAAAGAAGAACTACCCCCCGGGGCAGCACGGCAAGGGGAAGAGGCGCAAGCAATCGGAATATGCCATTCAGCTTGCTGAAAAGCAAAAGGCCAAATACATATATGGCGTTTTGGAGCGTCAATTTGAAAATATATTTGACAAGGCGGCCCGTAAGAGCGGGGTTACCGGATCGGTATTGCTGCAATTGTTGGAAACACGGTTGGACAACACGGTATATCGTTTGGGCATAGCCTCCACGCGCAGGGCGGCCCGTCAATTGGTCGTGCACAAGCACATCCTGGTAAACGGGGAAGTGGTAAACGTGCCCTCCTACACCCTGCGCCCGGGCGAGACCATTGAGGTACGGGAGAAGTCCAAATCTTTGGAAATCATTACGGATAGCCTGGCCGCCCAGTCTACCAAAAGGCACAGCTGGTTGGAATGGGACGGTGCGGAAATGGTGGGCAAATTGATCACCCTGCCGCCACGGGAAGACATTCCTGAGAACATCAATGAGCAGTTGATTGTCGAATTGTACTCCAAGTAA
- the rpsK gene encoding 30S ribosomal protein S11 has product MAQAEKKKDKSKKRVVTVEATGQVHIQATFNNIIISITNMAGQVVSWASAGKMGFKGSKKNTPYAAQTAAQECGTKAYELGMRKAEVFVKGPGSGRESAIRTIQGVGIEITTIRDVTPLPHNGCRPPKKRRV; this is encoded by the coding sequence ATGGCTCAGGCAGAAAAGAAAAAAGACAAAAGCAAAAAGCGGGTGGTGACCGTGGAGGCTACCGGCCAGGTGCACATCCAGGCTACCTTCAACAACATTATCATTTCCATTACCAATATGGCAGGCCAGGTAGTGTCCTGGGCATCTGCTGGAAAGATGGGTTTTAAAGGTTCAAAAAAGAACACCCCCTATGCCGCCCAGACAGCGGCACAGGAGTGTGGGACAAAAGCCTATGAATTGGGGATGCGCAAGGCAGAAGTGTTTGTAAAAGGGCCGGGGTCTGGCCGTGAGTCGGCAATACGCACCATCCAGGGCGTGGGCATAGAAATCACGACCATCCGCGATGTCACGCCCTTGCCCCACAACGGTTGCCGTCCACCAAAGAAAAGAAGAGTTTAA
- the rpsM gene encoding 30S ribosomal protein S13 translates to MARIAGVDIPDNKRGEISLTYIYGIGRRSAQKILAQANVDLDKKVKDWNDDESNVVRALISEQFKIEGALKSEVQLSIKRLMDIGCYRGLRHRKGLPVRGQGTKNNARTRKGKRKTVANKKKAVKG, encoded by the coding sequence ATGGCACGTATCGCAGGTGTAGATATTCCCGATAACAAGAGGGGCGAAATTAGTTTGACCTATATCTATGGCATTGGCCGTAGGTCGGCCCAAAAGATACTGGCCCAGGCCAATGTGGACCTGGACAAGAAGGTGAAGGATTGGAATGATGATGAATCAAACGTGGTCCGTGCCCTTATTTCAGAGCAGTTCAAAATCGAGGGGGCGCTTAAGTCTGAAGTGCAGCTAAGCATTAAGCGCCTGATGGACATCGGGTGCTACCGGGGCCTTAGGCACCGCAAAGGGTTGCCGGTAAGGGGCCAGGGGACAAAGAATAATGCACGCACGCGCAAAGGAAAGCGCAAGACCGTGGCGAACAAGAAAAAGGCAGTTAAAGGATAA
- the rpmJ gene encoding 50S ribosomal protein L36 produces the protein MKVRASIKKRSADCKIIRRNGKLYVINKKNPRFKQRQG, from the coding sequence ATGAAAGTAAGAGCATCCATAAAGAAACGCAGTGCCGATTGCAAGATCATCAGGCGCAACGGCAAACTGTATGTGATCAACAAGAAGAACCCCAGGTTTAAACAAAGACAAGGATAA
- the infA gene encoding translation initiation factor IF-1: MAKQKSIEQDGTILEALSNAMFRVQLENGHEVLAHISGKMRMHYIRILPGDKVKLEMSPYDLTKGRITFRYK, encoded by the coding sequence GTGGCGAAACAAAAGTCGATAGAGCAGGACGGTACCATTTTGGAAGCGTTGTCCAATGCGATGTTTCGGGTGCAATTGGAAAACGGCCATGAGGTGCTGGCGCACATTTCGGGCAAGATGAGGATGCACTACATACGCATATTGCCAGGGGACAAAGTGAAGCTTGAGATGTCGCCTTATGATTTGACAAAAGGAAGGATAACGTTTAGGTATAAATAA
- the map gene encoding type I methionyl aminopeptidase: MIHLKTADDIQVMKEGARILGQAHGEVARLVKPGAKTKDLDKVAEEFILDHGGSPSFKGYNGFPAALCISVNETVVHGFPGEYELKGTDIISVDCGVYYKGLHSDSAYTYPLEGVGEEVLDLLGRTYDSLYLGIGQAKVGNRIGDISFAIQGHVEQFGYGVVRELVGHGVGKDLHEDPEVPNYGKRGRGPKIKAGMVFAIEPMINMGTRNVVQESDGWTIRTADRKPSAHFEHTVAVFEDRTEVLTTHKYIEENYSYKWRNKSR, from the coding sequence ATGATCCACCTCAAGACAGCGGACGATATTCAGGTGATGAAAGAGGGGGCCCGGATTTTGGGGCAAGCCCATGGGGAAGTGGCCAGGCTGGTAAAGCCCGGGGCCAAAACGAAAGACCTGGATAAAGTTGCCGAAGAGTTCATCCTGGACCATGGGGGTTCGCCCTCTTTTAAAGGGTACAACGGGTTTCCGGCCGCCCTGTGCATCTCCGTTAACGAAACGGTGGTACATGGCTTTCCGGGGGAGTACGAACTTAAAGGGACGGACATTATTTCCGTTGATTGTGGGGTGTACTACAAAGGCCTCCACAGCGACTCGGCCTATACCTACCCGTTGGAAGGCGTGGGCGAGGAGGTGCTTGACCTTTTGGGCCGGACATATGACTCGCTTTACCTTGGCATTGGCCAGGCCAAAGTGGGAAACAGGATCGGGGATATCAGTTTTGCCATCCAGGGACACGTGGAGCAATTCGGGTATGGCGTGGTAAGGGAACTGGTAGGCCATGGGGTAGGCAAAGACCTGCATGAAGACCCGGAAGTGCCGAATTACGGCAAGCGGGGGAGGGGGCCAAAGATCAAGGCGGGCATGGTGTTTGCCATTGAGCCGATGATCAACATGGGCACCCGGAACGTGGTCCAGGAGAGCGATGGATGGACCATACGCACGGCCGACAGGAAGCCATCTGCGCACTTTGAGCATACGGTGGCGGTATTTGAGGACAGGACTGAAGTATTGACGACACATAAGTATATAGAGGAAAATTATAGTTATAAGTGGCGAAACAAAAGTCGATAG
- the secY gene encoding preprotein translocase subunit SecY: protein MKKFFTTIRNIFSIEDLRVRIMNTIGFLIIFRLGSYVVLPGVDANLLAGNQGGLFDLLNTFLGGSFSRASVFALGIMPYISASIVVQLLTVAVPHFTKMQKEGESGRKKLNQFTRVLTIAITAAQSYGYLRTTINEEAIINPGLFFVVSSIIILVAGTMFCMWLGERITDKGIGNGISMLIMIGIVSRFPAAIWQEMDAKGMNGALLFIIELLTLFFVVVGVIALTQATRRIPVQYAKQVVGNKLYGGKRDFIPLKLNSAGVMPIIFAQALMFIPPLLAGIWRDSDIGAYVGSTFADFTSWQYNLLFAILILLFTFFYTAITVPSNDIADNLKRNGGFVPGIKPGKQTAEFIDGILSKITLPGAILLAVVAILPAFAVRAGVTQNFAHFYGGTSLLILVGVILDTLQQIESYLLMRHYEGMMKSGRVKGRSQFAAA from the coding sequence ATGAAGAAATTCTTCACCACCATAAGGAACATATTTTCGATTGAGGACCTCCGCGTTCGGATCATGAACACCATCGGCTTCCTGATCATTTTCAGGTTGGGCTCGTATGTGGTGCTCCCGGGGGTGGATGCCAACCTCCTGGCCGGAAACCAGGGTGGCCTTTTCGACTTATTGAATACTTTCCTTGGCGGGTCGTTTAGCCGTGCCTCGGTTTTTGCTTTGGGCATCATGCCCTACATCTCGGCATCCATTGTGGTACAGCTGCTTACCGTGGCCGTTCCCCACTTTACCAAAATGCAAAAGGAAGGCGAGAGTGGCAGAAAGAAATTAAACCAGTTTACAAGGGTTTTGACCATTGCCATCACGGCAGCACAGTCTTACGGGTACCTGAGGACCACCATCAACGAGGAGGCCATCATTAACCCGGGGTTGTTCTTTGTCGTTTCTTCCATCATCATCCTGGTGGCCGGCACCATGTTTTGCATGTGGTTGGGCGAGCGCATTACCGATAAGGGGATTGGCAATGGCATCAGTATGCTGATCATGATTGGGATCGTGTCCCGTTTTCCTGCTGCCATCTGGCAGGAAATGGACGCCAAAGGGATGAATGGGGCACTCCTCTTTATAATAGAGTTGTTGACATTGTTCTTTGTTGTTGTTGGCGTGATCGCCCTTACACAGGCCACCAGGCGTATTCCCGTGCAATACGCCAAGCAGGTGGTGGGAAACAAACTATATGGCGGGAAGAGGGATTTTATCCCCCTAAAGCTAAACTCTGCTGGCGTGATGCCAATTATCTTTGCACAGGCATTGATGTTTATCCCACCCTTGTTGGCCGGGATATGGCGCGATAGCGATATCGGGGCTTATGTGGGGTCCACTTTTGCCGACTTTACGTCATGGCAATACAATTTGCTGTTTGCCATCCTGATTTTGCTGTTCACGTTTTTCTATACGGCCATCACGGTGCCCAGCAATGATATTGCCGATAATTTGAAACGAAACGGTGGGTTTGTCCCCGGCATAAAACCCGGAAAGCAGACCGCTGAGTTTATAGATGGAATTTTGTCAAAGATCACTTTGCCGGGTGCAATCCTCCTTGCGGTAGTGGCGATCCTTCCCGCATTTGCGGTGAGGGCTGGCGTTACACAAAATTTTGCCCATTTCTACGGTGGTACTTCCCTATTGATTTTGGTTGGTGTGATACTGGACACCTTGCAACAAATAGAGAGCTACCTGTTGATGAGGCACTATGAAGGGATGATGAAATCAGGCAGGGTGAAAGGACGTTCTCAGTTTGCTGCGGCTTAA
- the rplO gene encoding 50S ribosomal protein L15 has translation MKLHELKPAKGATKRNKRLGRGQGSGGSTAGRGHKGAKSRSGYSRKIGFEGGQMPLQRRVPKFGFTNNNKVYFKCVNLDTLEGLVEKTKSSDINLQLLIDNGVVGKKDKVKVLGRGELKAKVNVEAHAFSATAIKAIETAGGKATKV, from the coding sequence ATGAAGCTACACGAATTAAAACCGGCAAAAGGGGCTACCAAAAGGAACAAACGCCTGGGCAGGGGACAAGGATCTGGCGGTAGCACCGCAGGCCGTGGCCATAAAGGCGCGAAATCCCGTTCTGGCTATAGCCGGAAAATTGGCTTTGAAGGAGGCCAGATGCCACTGCAAAGACGGGTGCCCAAGTTTGGGTTTACCAACAACAACAAGGTTTACTTTAAATGCGTGAACCTTGACACCCTGGAAGGGTTGGTGGAAAAAACGAAGTCCTCCGACATCAATTTACAGTTGCTCATCGACAATGGCGTGGTTGGCAAAAAGGACAAAGTAAAAGTGTTGGGAAGGGGCGAGCTAAAAGCAAAGGTAAATGTTGAAGCACATGCTTTTTCGGCCACCGCCATCAAGGCGATTGAAACAGCAGGGGGCAAAGCGACTAAAGTGTAA
- the rpmD gene encoding 50S ribosomal protein L30 yields MAKVRITQIKSMIKRPETQQLTIKSLGLGRLNKSVEVEYTPQIQGMVRKVGHLVSVTGI; encoded by the coding sequence ATGGCTAAAGTAAGGATTACTCAAATTAAGAGCATGATCAAAAGGCCGGAAACCCAGCAACTGACCATAAAGTCGCTTGGGCTGGGCAGGCTAAATAAGTCTGTGGAAGTGGAGTACACTCCGCAGATACAAGGCATGGTAAGGAAAGTGGGTCATTTGGTTAGCGTAACAGGGATATAA